The Stenotrophomonas sp. BIO128-Bstrain region GCAAGGGGCTGGAGTATCCGCTGGTATTCCTGCCGTTCGTCGGCATCGGGGGGGGCGCACCGAACACCGAGGCCAACTGCACGGTGTACGCCAACGGCCGCCGCGAGCTGCACTGGAAACTGGACAAGGACGACAGCTGGAATGCGGCCAGCACGCGCAGCACCCAGGAACAGGACGCCGAAGACGCGCGCCTGCTCTACGTCGGGCTGACCCGGGCCGAGCACGCCCTGTGGATCGCCGCCGGTGATCTGGCCGGGCTGGCGAAGACCCGCCTGGCACCGATGCTGTCGGACCTGGAAGCGCTGCGTGCGCATCCGGACATCGCCGTGATCGAGGGCCCGGTGGAACCCCGCCCGGCGCAGCTCGCCTTCGAGCGCGACGGCGAACTGCCACCGGTCCGCGCGCTGACCCGCCGCGTGCCGCACGACTGGTGGGTGTACAGCTTCACCCAGCTGGCGCATGCCGACGCGGGCCACGACACCGATGCGGCCGCGACCGAAGTGCCGGCACCCGCAGCCGATGAGCCGGCCGGCGTGGACCTCACCCTGGAAGCAGAACAACCGGCCGTGGCCAGCGAAGAGAGCGACCCGCGCTTCATGGGCAGCCGCTTCGGCAACGTGCTGCACGATGCGCTGGAAAACACCGACTTCGCGCAGTGGGGCGGCTGGCAGGCCGGCGAGACCGCACCCGGCGAGGAAGCCGAGGTCCTGCGCGCCTCGCTGCGCGCGGAAGGCTATGCCGAGCAAGACCTGGACGATGGCGTGGCCATGCTGACCGGGCTGGTCGGCCAGACCCTGACCGTGCCCCTGCCGGAAGGCGGCGCACTGCACGACCTGCCGGCCGATGCACGCCGTGCCGAGATCGAGTTCCACTTCGCGATGCAGCCGACCGCCGTTCCAGCGCTGTTGAGCCTGCTGCACGCGCACGGGCTGGTGCGCGACCGCCATGGCTTCGGCACCCGCCGGCGGCTGGAGGGGCTGATGACGGGCAAGATCGATCTCACCTACGTGCGTGCGGACCGCTGGTACGTGCTCGACTACAAATCCAATCGCCTGCCCGGCTACGACGCGGCCCGTCTGGCCAGCGCCATGCAGCACAGCGAATACGACCTGCAGGCGCTGATCTACACCGTCGCGTTGCACCGGTGGCTGCGTTTCCGGCTGGGCGCGCAGTACGACTATGCGCGCGACATGGGCGGTATCCGCTATCTGTTCTGCCGCGGCCTGGATGCCCGCCGCGACGACAGCCCGGGCCTGTATGCGCATCGCTTCGATCCGGCCCTGGTCGATGCCCTGGATGCCCTTTTCGCCGGGGGCGAACACGCCCAGGCACGCATGGCCGCGCGCGCACGGGGGGAGGCATGAGCCTGCTCACCACGCTCTACCGTGGCAACGTGCTTCGCACGCTGGACCATGCGCTGGCGCAGAGCCTGCGCAGGTTGCGCCCTGACACGCCCGACGCGGTGCTGGTCGGTGCCGCACTGGCCTCGCTGGCGGTCTCGGAAGGACACGCCGGCCTGGATCCGACCCAGCCGCAGCGCCTGATCGAGGTCGATGTCGACTGGCCGGCACCCGAGGCGTGGTTGGCGCAGCTGCAGGCGTCGCCGTGGGTGGAGGTACCCGGCGCGGAGGACGTGGTCGCTGGCGATGCACCGCTGGTGCTGGAGAACGGCCTGCTCTATCTGCGTCGCTACCGCGAATACGAACGTCGGCTTGCCGAGGGCCTGCAGCGCATCGCCACGCATCCGCTGCCCGACGCCGATCCCGGCACCCTGGCCACGCTGTTCGGCCAACTGTTCCCGCAGGCCCACGATGGGATCGATCACCAGGCCCGCGCCGCGGCCGTCGCGCTGCGCCATCCACTGGTGCTGGTGACCGGCGGCCCCGGCACCGGCAAGACCACCACCATCGCGCGGCTGCTGGTGCTGCTTGCCGCACAGGCGGTGCAGGCCGACCAGGCATTGCCACGGGTCGCGCTCGCCGCGCCCACCGGCCGCGCCGCCGAGCGCATGGCCGAGAGCCTGCGCCTGGCCGTGCAGCGGCTGCGCCTGGTGGGCATCGCACCGGCGCTGTGCGACGCGATGCCGAGCACCGGCACCACCCTGCATCGCCTGCTCGGGGTGATCCCGGATTCGCCACGCTTCCGGCATCACCCCGACAACCCGCTGCCGTACGACGTGGTGGTGGTGGACGAGGCCTCGATGATCGACCTGCCGCTGATGACCAAGCTGGTCGAGGCGATCGCCGATGGCACCCGGCTGGTGCTGCTCGGTGATCCGGACCAGCTGCCCTCGGTGGAAGCCGGCGATGTGCTCAGCGCCATCCTCCGTGCCAGCGGCGATGGCCTGGGTACCCAGGCTGACGATGCCCAGGCGCTGCGCGTGCTGCTTGCTGCCGATGCGTTGCAACCGCTGGCACCGCCACGCCGGTTCGCCGGCCGGCGCGTGCAGCTGCAGCGGGGCTACCGGCAGACCGACGCGCTCGATCTGGCACCGCTGGCGCATGCCGTGCGCGACGGCAACAGCGCCACCGCGCTGGCACTGCTGAGGACGGGCACGCTGGCCGGTGTGCACTTCCACGAAGACCAGAGCGATCCGCTGCAGCATCACCGCGAGCAGCTGCTCGGGCATTGGCGCGGCCTCGGCGAAGCCGCCGATCCCGGCGCTGCGCTGGCCAATGCCGGCCGCATCCGCCTGCTCACCGCCGTGCGCGAAGGCCCACAGGGCGCGCGCGGGCTCAATGCCCGCATCGAAGCGCTGCTGGCAGGTGTGCCGCGGCCGGGCATGGCGCCGGGTTACTTCCACGGCCGGCTGCTGCTGATCACCGAGAACAGCTACCGGCACCGCCTGTTCAACGGCGACATCGGCATCTGCCTGATCGATCGCCACGGCAGCGTGACCGCGTGGTTCCCCGGCGAAACGCCGGATCAACCACGTGGCTTCCACCCGGGTGCATTGCCGGCGCACGAAAGCGCGTTCGCGATGACCGTGCACAAGGCGCAGGGCTCGGAGTTCGATGAGGTCTGGTTGCAGCTGCCGCGACGCGACAATCGCGTGCTGTCGCGCGAGCTGATCTATACCGGCATGACCCGCGCGCGGCAGGCGCTGCATGTGCTGGGCAGTGCGGAGGTGCTGGAGGCCGCATTGGCGCGGCACGCCAGCCGGCTGTCGGGTCTGGCTGCTCGCCTGCAGGGCCGCGAGGGGAACGCAGTGGCCGACGCCGTCGTGACGGCGCCGGCGCAGGGGCAGTTGTTCTAGCCCCGTGTCCGGTCTTACTCCGGAATCACCACGGTGCCATCGGGGAACACGATGGCGCCGTCACCGCTGACATCGAAGAAGCCCAGCTGGTGGGTGTTGGCCAGCACCTGCACCAGGCCGTGCGCGTTCTCGGCCACCTCGTCATCGAACGAGGCGT contains the following coding sequences:
- the recD gene encoding exodeoxyribonuclease V subunit alpha — protein: MSLLTTLYRGNVLRTLDHALAQSLRRLRPDTPDAVLVGAALASLAVSEGHAGLDPTQPQRLIEVDVDWPAPEAWLAQLQASPWVEVPGAEDVVAGDAPLVLENGLLYLRRYREYERRLAEGLQRIATHPLPDADPGTLATLFGQLFPQAHDGIDHQARAAAVALRHPLVLVTGGPGTGKTTTIARLLVLLAAQAVQADQALPRVALAAPTGRAAERMAESLRLAVQRLRLVGIAPALCDAMPSTGTTLHRLLGVIPDSPRFRHHPDNPLPYDVVVVDEASMIDLPLMTKLVEAIADGTRLVLLGDPDQLPSVEAGDVLSAILRASGDGLGTQADDAQALRVLLAADALQPLAPPRRFAGRRVQLQRGYRQTDALDLAPLAHAVRDGNSATALALLRTGTLAGVHFHEDQSDPLQHHREQLLGHWRGLGEAADPGAALANAGRIRLLTAVREGPQGARGLNARIEALLAGVPRPGMAPGYFHGRLLLITENSYRHRLFNGDIGICLIDRHGSVTAWFPGETPDQPRGFHPGALPAHESAFAMTVHKAQGSEFDEVWLQLPRRDNRVLSRELIYTGMTRARQALHVLGSAEVLEAALARHASRLSGLAARLQGREGNAVADAVVTAPAQGQLF